A genomic segment from Clarias gariepinus isolate MV-2021 ecotype Netherlands chromosome 11, CGAR_prim_01v2, whole genome shotgun sequence encodes:
- the kifap3b gene encoding kinesin-associated protein 3b isoform X3: protein MQSDDAQYLKRKVKPGNIDVHPTDKALVVHYEVEACVLGENGGSVHEERKECQKVIRLKSLNASTDVSSLARKVVDECKLIHPSKVAEVEHLLFYLQNRKKPSSKAEKEEKKLLKPRELTPFDGMELDEEANINKIEDYVELLYEGIPEKIRGSTLILHLARNPDNLEELLQNEAALGALARVLREDWKQSMELATTIVYVFFCFSSFSQFHGLITHYKIGALCMNIVEHELKRYDLWQEELEKKSKACEEDPDNQNLKREHDKAYKKYQSLLVKQEQLLRVALYLLLNLAEDTRTELKMRNKNIVQLLVTTLDRDNEELLVLVVSFLKKLSIFLENKNDMAEMDTIEKLTRLVPCDHDDLLNVTLRLLLNLSFDTGLRNKMVQVGLLPKLTGMLGSETHKQIVMCILYHISMDDRSKSMFAYTDCIPQLMKMLFEIREERIDSELISFCINLAANKKNAQIICEGNGLKMLMKRALKFKDPLLMKMIRNISQHDGPLKQLFLDYVGDLAAQISPEEDEEFVIECLGTLANLTIPDLDWELLLREYNLVPYLKERLKPGSAEDDLILEVVILIGTVSMDDSCAAMLAKSGIIPALIDLLNAQQEDDEFVCQIVYVFYQMVFHQATRDVIIKDTQAPAYLIDLMHDKNAEIRKVCDNTLDIIAEYDEQWGCKIQCEKFRWFNSQWLEMVENRETETEPFLYGDTETLQPPDLFYSTGMPPDAGLSPDPYAQYGDFSACNGSNGRPATAYGFRPDEPFYS from the exons ATGCAGTCTGATGACGCGCAGTATCTGAAACG GAAAGTGAAGCCGGGGAACATTGACGTTCACCCCACGGACAAGGCGCTGGTGGTTCACTACGAGGTGGAGGCCTGCGTCCTGGGAGAAAACGGAGGATCGGTACACGAGGAGCGTAAGGAGTGCCAGAAGGT TATTCGCCTGAAGAGTCTGAACGCCAGCACGGACGTCTCCTCTCTCGCCCGGAAGGTGGTGGACGAATGCAAACTCATCCATCCGTCCAAAGTGGCCGAGGTGGAACATCTGCTCTTCTACCTGCAGAACCGCAAGAAGCCCAGCAGTAAAG CagagaaagaggagaagaaGTTGTTGAAACCCCGAGAGCTCACTCCGTTCGATGGGATGGAG CTGGATGAGGAGGCCAACATCAATAAGATAGAGGATTACGTCGAGCTGCTGTATGAGGGAATCCCGGAGAAGATCAGAGGCTCCACTCTCATCCTTCACCTCGCCCGAAATCCTGATAACCTGGAGGAGCTGCTGCAGAACG aagcTGCGCTCGGTGCTCTAGCGAGAGTGTTAAGAGAAGATTGGAAGCAGAGCATGGAGTTGGCCACCACCATTGTTTATGTCTTCTTCTGTTTCTCCAG TTTCTCTCAGTTCCACGGTTTGATCACACACTATAAGATCGGAGCTTTGTGCATGAACATCGTCGAGCACGAGTTAAAGAGATACGACCTGTGGCAGGAGGAGCTGGAAAAGAAGAGCAAAGCAT GTGAAGAAGATCCTGATAACCAGAACCTGAAGAGAGAACATGACAAAGCCTATAAGAAATATCAGAGTCTTCTGGTGAAGCAGGAGCAGCTGCTGAGAG TGGCTCTCTACCTGCTCCTCAACCTGGCGGAGGACACGCGCACAGAGCTGAAGATGAGGAACAAGAACATCGTCCAGCTGCTGGTCACGACTCTGGATCGGGATAACGAGGAGCTCCTGGTGCTCGTCGTCTCCTTCCTCAAGAAGCTCAGCATCTTCCTGGAGAACAAGAACGACATG GCGGAGATGGACACCATCGAGAAGCTCACCCGCTTGGTGCCGTGTGATCACGACGACCTGCTGAACGTCACCCTGCGTCTCCTGCTGAACCTCTCCTTCGACACGGGACTGCGGAACAAGATGGTGCAGGTCGGCCTCCTGCCCAAACTCACCGGCATGCTGG GCAGCGAGACTCATAAGCAGATAGTGATGTGTATCCTGTATCACATCAGCATGGACGACCGCTCCAAATCCATGTTCGCCTACACTGACTGCATCCCTcag ttgaTGAAGATGCTGTTTGAAATCAGAGAGGAGAGAATCGACTCAGAGCTCATTTCCTTCTGCATCAACCTCGCGGCTAACAAGAAAAACGCTCAGATCATCTGTGAAG GAAACGGTTTGAAGATGCTGATGAAGAGAGCGCTGAAGTTTAAGGACCCGCTGCTCATGAAGATGATCAGGAACATCTCGCAGCACGATGGTCCACTTAAACAGCTTTTTCTG GATTATGTGGGGGACTTGGCGGCTCAGATCAGTCCCGAAGAAGACGAGGAGTTTGTGATCGAGTGTTTGGGCACGTTGGCGAACCTCACCATTCCTGACCTGGACTGGGAGCTGCTGCTCCGTGAATACAACCTCGTCCCCTACCTCAAAGAGCGCCTCAAACCCG GCTCAGCAGAGGATGACCTGATCCTGGAGGTGGTTATACTGATCGGCACGGTGTCCATGGACGACTCCTGCGCCGCCATGCTGGCCAAATCCGGCATCATCCCCGCTCTCATAGATCTCCTCAACG CCCAACAGGAAGATGACGAGTTCGTGTGCCAGATTGTCTATGTTTTCTATCAGATGGTTTTTCACCAGGCCACCAGAGACGTCATTATTAAAGACACTC AGGCTCCGGCGTACCTCATCGATCTCATGCACGACAAAAACGCAGAGATCAGGAAAGTGTGTGACAACACGCTGGACATCATCGCA gagtaTGATGAACAGTGGGGTTGTAAGATCCAGTGTGAGAAGTTCCGCTGGTTTAACTCTCAGTGGTTAGAAATGGTGGAGAACCGCGAGACGGAGACAGAGCCGTTCCTCTACGGAGACACCGAGACACTGCAACCACCGGACCTGTTCTACAGCACgg
- the kifap3b gene encoding kinesin-associated protein 3b isoform X1 codes for MQSDDAQYLKRKVKPGNIDVHPTDKALVVHYEVEACVLGENGGSVHEERKECQKVIRLKSLNASTDVSSLARKVVDECKLIHPSKVAEVEHLLFYLQNRKKPSSKAEKEEKKLLKPRELTPFDGMELDEEANINKIEDYVELLYEGIPEKIRGSTLILHLARNPDNLEELLQNEAALGALARVLREDWKQSMELATTIVYVFFCFSSFSQFHGLITHYKIGALCMNIVEHELKRYDLWQEELEKKSKACEEDPDNQNLKREHDKAYKKYQSLLVKQEQLLRVALYLLLNLAEDTRTELKMRNKNIVQLLVTTLDRDNEELLVLVVSFLKKLSIFLENKNDMAEMDTIEKLTRLVPCDHDDLLNVTLRLLLNLSFDTGLRNKMVQVGLLPKLTGMLGSETHKQIVMCILYHISMDDRSKSMFAYTDCIPQLMKMLFEIREERIDSELISFCINLAANKKNAQIICEGNGLKMLMKRALKFKDPLLMKMIRNISQHDGPLKQLFLDYVGDLAAQISPEEDEEFVIECLGTLANLTIPDLDWELLLREYNLVPYLKERLKPGSAEDDLILEVVILIGTVSMDDSCAAMLAKSGIIPALIDLLNAQQEDDEFVCQIVYVFYQMVFHQATRDVIIKDTQAPAYLIDLMHDKNAEIRKVCDNTLDIIAEYDEQWGCKIQCEKFRWFNSQWLEMVENRETETEPFLYGDTETLQPPDLFYSTATDQTAGLPLRTGFAQTSRSTPESPARGQQTSLPNALHFIITMSPESHVDHLKKKNSKLLLFSEIW; via the exons ATGCAGTCTGATGACGCGCAGTATCTGAAACG GAAAGTGAAGCCGGGGAACATTGACGTTCACCCCACGGACAAGGCGCTGGTGGTTCACTACGAGGTGGAGGCCTGCGTCCTGGGAGAAAACGGAGGATCGGTACACGAGGAGCGTAAGGAGTGCCAGAAGGT TATTCGCCTGAAGAGTCTGAACGCCAGCACGGACGTCTCCTCTCTCGCCCGGAAGGTGGTGGACGAATGCAAACTCATCCATCCGTCCAAAGTGGCCGAGGTGGAACATCTGCTCTTCTACCTGCAGAACCGCAAGAAGCCCAGCAGTAAAG CagagaaagaggagaagaaGTTGTTGAAACCCCGAGAGCTCACTCCGTTCGATGGGATGGAG CTGGATGAGGAGGCCAACATCAATAAGATAGAGGATTACGTCGAGCTGCTGTATGAGGGAATCCCGGAGAAGATCAGAGGCTCCACTCTCATCCTTCACCTCGCCCGAAATCCTGATAACCTGGAGGAGCTGCTGCAGAACG aagcTGCGCTCGGTGCTCTAGCGAGAGTGTTAAGAGAAGATTGGAAGCAGAGCATGGAGTTGGCCACCACCATTGTTTATGTCTTCTTCTGTTTCTCCAG TTTCTCTCAGTTCCACGGTTTGATCACACACTATAAGATCGGAGCTTTGTGCATGAACATCGTCGAGCACGAGTTAAAGAGATACGACCTGTGGCAGGAGGAGCTGGAAAAGAAGAGCAAAGCAT GTGAAGAAGATCCTGATAACCAGAACCTGAAGAGAGAACATGACAAAGCCTATAAGAAATATCAGAGTCTTCTGGTGAAGCAGGAGCAGCTGCTGAGAG TGGCTCTCTACCTGCTCCTCAACCTGGCGGAGGACACGCGCACAGAGCTGAAGATGAGGAACAAGAACATCGTCCAGCTGCTGGTCACGACTCTGGATCGGGATAACGAGGAGCTCCTGGTGCTCGTCGTCTCCTTCCTCAAGAAGCTCAGCATCTTCCTGGAGAACAAGAACGACATG GCGGAGATGGACACCATCGAGAAGCTCACCCGCTTGGTGCCGTGTGATCACGACGACCTGCTGAACGTCACCCTGCGTCTCCTGCTGAACCTCTCCTTCGACACGGGACTGCGGAACAAGATGGTGCAGGTCGGCCTCCTGCCCAAACTCACCGGCATGCTGG GCAGCGAGACTCATAAGCAGATAGTGATGTGTATCCTGTATCACATCAGCATGGACGACCGCTCCAAATCCATGTTCGCCTACACTGACTGCATCCCTcag ttgaTGAAGATGCTGTTTGAAATCAGAGAGGAGAGAATCGACTCAGAGCTCATTTCCTTCTGCATCAACCTCGCGGCTAACAAGAAAAACGCTCAGATCATCTGTGAAG GAAACGGTTTGAAGATGCTGATGAAGAGAGCGCTGAAGTTTAAGGACCCGCTGCTCATGAAGATGATCAGGAACATCTCGCAGCACGATGGTCCACTTAAACAGCTTTTTCTG GATTATGTGGGGGACTTGGCGGCTCAGATCAGTCCCGAAGAAGACGAGGAGTTTGTGATCGAGTGTTTGGGCACGTTGGCGAACCTCACCATTCCTGACCTGGACTGGGAGCTGCTGCTCCGTGAATACAACCTCGTCCCCTACCTCAAAGAGCGCCTCAAACCCG GCTCAGCAGAGGATGACCTGATCCTGGAGGTGGTTATACTGATCGGCACGGTGTCCATGGACGACTCCTGCGCCGCCATGCTGGCCAAATCCGGCATCATCCCCGCTCTCATAGATCTCCTCAACG CCCAACAGGAAGATGACGAGTTCGTGTGCCAGATTGTCTATGTTTTCTATCAGATGGTTTTTCACCAGGCCACCAGAGACGTCATTATTAAAGACACTC AGGCTCCGGCGTACCTCATCGATCTCATGCACGACAAAAACGCAGAGATCAGGAAAGTGTGTGACAACACGCTGGACATCATCGCA gagtaTGATGAACAGTGGGGTTGTAAGATCCAGTGTGAGAAGTTCCGCTGGTTTAACTCTCAGTGGTTAGAAATGGTGGAGAACCGCGAGACGGAGACAGAGCCGTTCCTCTACGGAGACACCGAGACACTGCAACCACCGGACCTGTTCTACAGCACgg
- the kifap3b gene encoding kinesin-associated protein 3b isoform X2 translates to MQSDDAQYLKRKVKPGNIDVHPTDKALVVHYEVEACVLGENGGSVHEERKECQKVIRLKSLNASTDVSSLARKVVDECKLIHPSKVAEVEHLLFYLQNRKKPSSKAEKEEKKLLKPRELTPFDGMELDEEANINKIEDYVELLYEGIPEKIRGSTLILHLARNPDNLEELLQNEAALGALARVLREDWKQSMELATTIVYVFFCFSSFSQFHGLITHYKIGALCMNIVEHELKRYDLWQEELEKKSKACEEDPDNQNLKREHDKAYKKYQSLLVKQEQLLRVALYLLLNLAEDTRTELKMRNKNIVQLLVTTLDRDNEELLVLVVSFLKKLSIFLENKNDMAEMDTIEKLTRLVPCDHDDLLNVTLRLLLNLSFDTGLRNKMVQVGLLPKLTGMLGSETHKQIVMCILYHISMDDRSKSMFAYTDCIPQLMKMLFEIREERIDSELISFCINLAANKKNAQIICEGNGLKMLMKRALKFKDPLLMKMIRNISQHDGPLKQLFLDYVGDLAAQISPEEDEEFVIECLGTLANLTIPDLDWELLLREYNLVPYLKERLKPGSAEDDLILEVVILIGTVSMDDSCAAMLAKSGIIPALIDLLNAQQEDDEFVCQIVYVFYQMVFHQATRDVIIKDTQAPAYLIDLMHDKNAEIRKVCDNTLDIIAEYDEQWGCKIQCEKFRWFNSQWLEMVENRETETEPFLYGDTETLQPPDLFYSTEGMPPDAGLSPDPYAQYGDFSACNGSNGRPATAYGFRPDEPFYS, encoded by the exons ATGCAGTCTGATGACGCGCAGTATCTGAAACG GAAAGTGAAGCCGGGGAACATTGACGTTCACCCCACGGACAAGGCGCTGGTGGTTCACTACGAGGTGGAGGCCTGCGTCCTGGGAGAAAACGGAGGATCGGTACACGAGGAGCGTAAGGAGTGCCAGAAGGT TATTCGCCTGAAGAGTCTGAACGCCAGCACGGACGTCTCCTCTCTCGCCCGGAAGGTGGTGGACGAATGCAAACTCATCCATCCGTCCAAAGTGGCCGAGGTGGAACATCTGCTCTTCTACCTGCAGAACCGCAAGAAGCCCAGCAGTAAAG CagagaaagaggagaagaaGTTGTTGAAACCCCGAGAGCTCACTCCGTTCGATGGGATGGAG CTGGATGAGGAGGCCAACATCAATAAGATAGAGGATTACGTCGAGCTGCTGTATGAGGGAATCCCGGAGAAGATCAGAGGCTCCACTCTCATCCTTCACCTCGCCCGAAATCCTGATAACCTGGAGGAGCTGCTGCAGAACG aagcTGCGCTCGGTGCTCTAGCGAGAGTGTTAAGAGAAGATTGGAAGCAGAGCATGGAGTTGGCCACCACCATTGTTTATGTCTTCTTCTGTTTCTCCAG TTTCTCTCAGTTCCACGGTTTGATCACACACTATAAGATCGGAGCTTTGTGCATGAACATCGTCGAGCACGAGTTAAAGAGATACGACCTGTGGCAGGAGGAGCTGGAAAAGAAGAGCAAAGCAT GTGAAGAAGATCCTGATAACCAGAACCTGAAGAGAGAACATGACAAAGCCTATAAGAAATATCAGAGTCTTCTGGTGAAGCAGGAGCAGCTGCTGAGAG TGGCTCTCTACCTGCTCCTCAACCTGGCGGAGGACACGCGCACAGAGCTGAAGATGAGGAACAAGAACATCGTCCAGCTGCTGGTCACGACTCTGGATCGGGATAACGAGGAGCTCCTGGTGCTCGTCGTCTCCTTCCTCAAGAAGCTCAGCATCTTCCTGGAGAACAAGAACGACATG GCGGAGATGGACACCATCGAGAAGCTCACCCGCTTGGTGCCGTGTGATCACGACGACCTGCTGAACGTCACCCTGCGTCTCCTGCTGAACCTCTCCTTCGACACGGGACTGCGGAACAAGATGGTGCAGGTCGGCCTCCTGCCCAAACTCACCGGCATGCTGG GCAGCGAGACTCATAAGCAGATAGTGATGTGTATCCTGTATCACATCAGCATGGACGACCGCTCCAAATCCATGTTCGCCTACACTGACTGCATCCCTcag ttgaTGAAGATGCTGTTTGAAATCAGAGAGGAGAGAATCGACTCAGAGCTCATTTCCTTCTGCATCAACCTCGCGGCTAACAAGAAAAACGCTCAGATCATCTGTGAAG GAAACGGTTTGAAGATGCTGATGAAGAGAGCGCTGAAGTTTAAGGACCCGCTGCTCATGAAGATGATCAGGAACATCTCGCAGCACGATGGTCCACTTAAACAGCTTTTTCTG GATTATGTGGGGGACTTGGCGGCTCAGATCAGTCCCGAAGAAGACGAGGAGTTTGTGATCGAGTGTTTGGGCACGTTGGCGAACCTCACCATTCCTGACCTGGACTGGGAGCTGCTGCTCCGTGAATACAACCTCGTCCCCTACCTCAAAGAGCGCCTCAAACCCG GCTCAGCAGAGGATGACCTGATCCTGGAGGTGGTTATACTGATCGGCACGGTGTCCATGGACGACTCCTGCGCCGCCATGCTGGCCAAATCCGGCATCATCCCCGCTCTCATAGATCTCCTCAACG CCCAACAGGAAGATGACGAGTTCGTGTGCCAGATTGTCTATGTTTTCTATCAGATGGTTTTTCACCAGGCCACCAGAGACGTCATTATTAAAGACACTC AGGCTCCGGCGTACCTCATCGATCTCATGCACGACAAAAACGCAGAGATCAGGAAAGTGTGTGACAACACGCTGGACATCATCGCA gagtaTGATGAACAGTGGGGTTGTAAGATCCAGTGTGAGAAGTTCCGCTGGTTTAACTCTCAGTGGTTAGAAATGGTGGAGAACCGCGAGACGGAGACAGAGCCGTTCCTCTACGGAGACACCGAGACACTGCAACCACCGGACCTGTTCTACAGCACgg